The Treponema medium genome has a window encoding:
- a CDS encoding type II toxin-antitoxin system VapC family toxin, translated as MAYLIDTDIIIFALRGDKTVLAKFEENKTIPISISMVTYAELVFGAKRSQNEQTNMIKVNHIREIYPIEELNVGVMEVFADIKAKMYAKAIRIEDMDLFIAATAMYNDLTLVTNNTKHFENIPGLKLENWKRS; from the coding sequence ATGGCATATTTGATTGATACTGACATTATAATATTTGCACTTCGCGGCGACAAAACAGTATTAGCAAAATTTGAAGAAAACAAGACAATTCCTATTTCTATTTCAATGGTTACTTATGCAGAACTCGTTTTTGGTGCAAAACGATCTCAGAATGAACAGACGAATATGATAAAAGTAAATCATATTCGAGAAATTTATCCTATCGAAGAATTAAATGTTGGCGTTATGGAAGTATTCGCTGATATAAAAGCAAAAATGTATGCAAAGGCAATAAGAATAGAAGATATGGATTTATTTATTGCAGCGACAGCAATGTACAATGATTTAACTTTAGTAACAAATAATACGAAACACTTTGAGAATATTCCAGGACTGAAATTAGAAAATTGGAAAAGAAGCTGA
- the tsaD gene encoding tRNA (adenosine(37)-N6)-threonylcarbamoyltransferase complex transferase subunit TsaD translates to MKILGIESSCDETAAAVVEDGHKIISSVVATQIPFHEAYKGVVPEIASRKHTEWILPVVKTALQEAGETLQSIDGIAVTNRPGLMGSLLVGLTFAKTLAWACNKPFIAVNHMLGHLYAAHLEQDIPYPYLGLLVSGGHSLICKVYDFDSIEVLGSTIDDAPGEAFDKVAKFYDFGYPGGVIIDRLAKNGDPKAANFPMPILHESGRRYDVSYSGLKTAVINQIDQFWNPGYEKTPENIAAAFQSRAVKILLRSLLRAVEDTGLHTIVAGGGVAANSLLREKLAEQKGLTCIFPPLKLCTDNAAMIAGVGYRYLARGDRSSLDCPASARVEGFKRRKI, encoded by the coding sequence ATGAAGATACTTGGAATAGAAAGCTCCTGCGATGAAACGGCAGCTGCCGTCGTGGAGGACGGACATAAAATCATCAGTTCGGTAGTGGCAACTCAGATACCATTTCACGAAGCATATAAGGGTGTCGTGCCTGAGATTGCGAGCCGTAAGCACACCGAATGGATATTACCGGTTGTTAAAACCGCTTTGCAGGAAGCGGGTGAAACTTTGCAATCGATAGACGGTATCGCCGTAACCAATAGGCCGGGGCTGATGGGGTCGCTGTTGGTAGGGCTTACCTTTGCGAAAACCCTCGCATGGGCATGTAATAAACCTTTTATTGCTGTAAACCACATGCTCGGGCATCTGTACGCAGCGCATCTTGAGCAGGACATTCCCTATCCCTACCTTGGTCTTTTAGTGTCGGGCGGACATTCGCTTATCTGTAAAGTATACGATTTTGATTCAATCGAAGTGCTTGGTAGTACCATCGACGATGCGCCGGGCGAAGCATTCGATAAGGTTGCGAAATTCTACGATTTCGGTTATCCGGGCGGCGTAATTATCGACCGGCTGGCAAAAAATGGCGATCCCAAGGCTGCAAACTTCCCGATGCCGATACTGCACGAATCCGGCCGCCGGTATGACGTGTCCTATTCAGGCTTAAAAACCGCGGTCATCAATCAAATCGATCAATTCTGGAATCCCGGATATGAAAAAACGCCCGAAAATATCGCGGCGGCCTTTCAATCAAGAGCCGTTAAAATATTACTGCGATCCCTGCTGCGGGCGGTAGAAGACACGGGACTGCACACGATTGTCGCAGGCGGCGGCGTCGCTGCCAATTCGCTGCTCCGTGAAAAACTCGCTGAACAAAAAGGTTTAACGTGCATCTTTCCGCCGCTCAAGCTCTGCACGGATAATGCCGCCATGATTGCCGGAGTAGGTTACCGCTATTTAGCGCGCGGGGATAGAAGCTCCCTCGATTGTCCTGCAAGCGCCCGTGTCGAAGGATTTAAACGCCGGAAAATATAA
- a CDS encoding FitA-like ribbon-helix-helix domain-containing protein, translated as MAMLQVRDIDDRLYDRLKFAAKCDNRSISQQVISILQDYFTSIPIKTKNATEEFLKLAGSWEDARNTEEIIDDMRAARVNSTRFEVLDGIFD; from the coding sequence ATGGCTATGTTACAAGTCCGTGATATAGATGACCGCTTATACGACAGATTAAAATTTGCCGCAAAATGCGATAACCGCTCGATTAGTCAACAAGTGATTTCTATTTTGCAAGATTATTTTACTTCTATTCCTATAAAAACAAAAAATGCCACAGAAGAATTTTTGAAGCTTGCCGGTTCATGGGAAGATGCCAGAAATACAGAAGAAATTATTGATGATATGAGGGCAGCCCGTGTCAATTCAACAAGATTTGAGGTTTTAGATGGCATATTTGATTGA
- a CDS encoding divergent polysaccharide deacetylase family protein yields the protein MPEKEDKVKTSKKTTPKKTAAKGQSKTKSRSSTTVKKKSRSSTARKKRSIGNIIAALVILCVLLLGFNLVLVLKLVPNLKNSLKQDTGTAQTQVQQDKPSTEQKRNESLTAAQEPSPPVTVPQVAAQTQPHTDSAVQQKRQNTPAAQQKTASSQEKAPAAKKTIPAAQPAPHSPAAASAPASHTASAAQKDTAKKEKPVVHPAPQKNTVPEKSVAPDKKNTASKKNSVPEKPAVPDKKKTVQTMQPVQPAAKPEKPRKRAPYAGNLTFVFDDAGHNLDQLEYFLRLPFPCTIAVLPGLRYSSESARRIRKAGKQVILHQPMQSVDLHINPGPGAVTPGLSAEQIKKIVRKNLEEIWPVAGMNNHEGSLMTADEAAMSAVLDVVAEKHIFFLDSRTTARSVVAKVAKEKNMAVWERAIFIDNDKSRAAMETQIKKGLSIARQKGSAIMIGHVFTVELAELLTEMYPALIEDGFSLSAIAQVAQKGTVNFGN from the coding sequence ATGCCCGAAAAAGAAGATAAAGTAAAAACAAGCAAAAAAACGACACCTAAAAAAACCGCGGCGAAGGGGCAGTCAAAAACCAAGAGCCGCAGCAGTACAACAGTAAAGAAAAAATCACGTAGTTCTACTGCCCGAAAAAAGCGTTCGATAGGAAATATTATTGCCGCGTTGGTGATATTGTGCGTTCTGCTTTTGGGTTTTAATCTTGTTTTAGTGTTAAAATTAGTGCCTAATCTTAAAAATTCATTAAAACAGGATACCGGCACGGCGCAAACTCAAGTACAACAGGATAAACCCTCAACCGAACAAAAACGGAATGAATCGCTTACGGCAGCACAAGAACCTTCACCGCCGGTTACCGTGCCGCAGGTTGCCGCACAAACACAGCCGCATACCGATTCCGCGGTGCAGCAAAAACGGCAAAACACACCGGCAGCGCAGCAAAAAACGGCGTCATCACAGGAGAAAGCGCCGGCTGCAAAAAAAACAATACCGGCTGCACAACCGGCACCGCATTCGCCTGCTGCTGCATCTGCGCCGGCATCCCATACCGCTTCTGCCGCACAGAAAGATACTGCGAAGAAAGAAAAACCGGTAGTCCATCCGGCTCCGCAAAAGAATACCGTACCGGAGAAATCCGTTGCACCTGATAAAAAAAATACTGCATCGAAAAAAAACAGCGTACCGGAAAAACCTGCCGTACCCGATAAGAAAAAAACCGTGCAAACAATGCAACCGGTGCAGCCTGCTGCAAAACCGGAAAAGCCGCGCAAGCGTGCTCCTTATGCAGGGAACCTCACCTTTGTATTTGACGATGCGGGGCACAATCTCGACCAGCTTGAATACTTTTTGCGGCTGCCATTCCCCTGTACTATTGCAGTTTTACCCGGATTGCGCTACTCTAGCGAGTCGGCGCGGCGGATACGCAAGGCCGGAAAACAGGTTATTCTGCACCAGCCGATGCAATCGGTCGATCTGCATATTAATCCGGGGCCGGGGGCTGTTACGCCGGGACTTTCTGCGGAGCAAATCAAAAAAATCGTCAGAAAAAATCTCGAAGAAATTTGGCCGGTAGCCGGGATGAATAATCACGAAGGCTCGCTGATGACGGCGGATGAGGCAGCGATGAGCGCGGTCTTGGATGTCGTAGCGGAAAAGCATATATTCTTTTTGGATTCGCGGACAACCGCTCGGTCAGTCGTTGCGAAGGTTGCAAAGGAGAAAAACATGGCTGTCTGGGAACGGGCAATTTTTATTGATAACGATAAGAGCCGCGCTGCAATGGAAACGCAAATTAAAAAAGGGTTGAGCATTGCGAGACAGAAAGGCTCTGCCATCATGATCGGCCATGTCTTTACGGTTGAACTTGCAGAGCTTTTAACCGAAATGTATCCTGCGCTTATCGAAGACGGATTTTCGCTTTCGGCAATTGCTCAAGTTGCACAAAAAGGCACGGTTAACTTCGGCAACTAA
- a CDS encoding ABC transporter ATP-binding protein: MLLQTKQLSRTFTRNGSDFFAVRDADFSINTSDFVFIVGRSGSGKTTLLNLISGILEPTSGTVLFENNDITMMNDTEKSYYRNESIGFVPQSLGALPNLSVLDNVRVPFFLFNRDGDTEGRALSLLEVMGIAHLKDEMPKNLSGGEAKRMLIARALMNDPKLLIADEPTANLDAETAAGVMQAIKDINKLGTAVLIVTHDSNILDPNCTTYRMDAGTLSKA; this comes from the coding sequence ATGTTATTGCAAACAAAACAGCTTTCCCGAACGTTTACCAGAAATGGTTCCGATTTTTTTGCCGTCAGAGATGCCGATTTTAGCATCAACACCTCCGATTTTGTATTTATTGTCGGACGCTCCGGTTCGGGAAAAACGACGTTGCTGAACCTCATTTCAGGCATTTTAGAACCGACTTCGGGGACTGTTTTATTTGAAAATAATGACATCACAATGATGAACGATACTGAAAAAAGCTATTACCGTAACGAGTCGATAGGATTTGTCCCCCAATCGCTCGGCGCTTTACCGAATCTCTCAGTACTTGATAATGTCCGCGTACCGTTTTTTTTATTTAACCGGGACGGCGATACCGAAGGGAGAGCGCTGAGCTTATTGGAAGTGATGGGAATAGCTCATTTAAAAGATGAAATGCCGAAAAATCTTTCAGGCGGAGAAGCAAAACGGATGCTTATTGCGCGTGCGTTGATGAATGATCCCAAGCTACTCATCGCTGATGAACCGACTGCAAACCTCGACGCAGAAACGGCCGCCGGTGTTATGCAGGCTATAAAAGATATAAACAAACTTGGAACTGCCGTGCTTATCGTAACGCATGATTCCAATATCTTAGATCCGAATTGTACAACTTACCGGATGGACGCCGGTACCCTTTCAAAAGCATAG
- a CDS encoding leucine-rich repeat domain-containing protein — protein sequence MEQISALRLTAEEESNVQLLEITDGIVIGVTNSAYLTGSLILPDTITEIAHHAFESCSGLTRIVIPDNVTKIGDWLFRDCTDLKEIIIGSGISKIGIGIFFNCTHLSTITIPQGITEIGNLAFKSCSSLKTIKIPSSVRKIGEWAFVCCSGLTELNIEKGLTSIEYRSFVCCTGLTSITIPDSVTQIGEEAFGACSRLAAIRIPDSVTEIGNNAFCNIQSNAQFIVASNAVKKLLKYSDSSIQDEHIIINRLSGEVFTPPHE from the coding sequence ATGGAACAGATATCTGCATTACGGCTTACTGCTGAAGAAGAATCAAATGTACAGTTGCTGGAAATAACAGACGGGATAGTTATCGGCGTAACAAATAGCGCCTACCTTACTGGAAGTCTTATATTACCGGATACAATTACGGAAATTGCTCATCACGCTTTTGAAAGCTGCAGCGGTCTCACACGTATTGTTATACCTGATAATGTTACTAAAATCGGTGACTGGCTTTTCCGCGATTGTACCGATTTAAAAGAGATTATTATTGGAAGCGGTATTTCAAAAATCGGTATCGGTATTTTCTTTAATTGCACTCATTTAAGCACTATCACCATACCGCAGGGCATTACCGAAATCGGAAACCTCGCGTTTAAGAGTTGCAGCAGTTTAAAAACTATCAAAATTCCGAGCAGCGTTCGTAAGATTGGCGAGTGGGCATTTGTCTGTTGTAGCGGTCTAACGGAGTTGAATATCGAAAAAGGTCTTACCTCAATTGAATACAGAAGCTTCGTTTGCTGCACCGGTTTAACAAGCATCACCATACCGGACAGCGTTACGCAAATCGGTGAGGAAGCTTTTGGTGCATGCAGCCGCTTAGCAGCTATTAGAATTCCCGATAGCGTTACTGAAATCGGAAATAATGCCTTTTGTAATATTCAAAGCAACGCACAGTTTATCGTAGCAAGCAATGCAGTAAAAAAACTACTAAAGTATTCTGACAGTTCTATACAAGATGAACACATTATCATAAATCGATTGAGCGGTGAGGTATTCACCCCTCCGCACGAATAA
- a CDS encoding DUF4418 family protein, whose amino-acid sequence MKKYIVGALIVIIGLLVLLAPFGFAHVCFPKADGSFMKCHWMGEAVRMLGGLITALGIIFLLSKRSRIGIAFSNIGLGTCLILLQTVVIGTCKHAAMHCNVHTKPVILLLAIILIVINAAYLFVNRKR is encoded by the coding sequence ATGAAAAAATATATTGTAGGAGCGTTAATCGTTATCATCGGTTTGCTCGTTCTATTAGCTCCCTTTGGATTTGCGCATGTCTGTTTTCCTAAAGCAGACGGCAGCTTTATGAAGTGTCATTGGATGGGCGAAGCAGTCAGAATGCTCGGAGGATTGATTACTGCATTAGGCATCATATTTTTACTGAGCAAACGTTCACGAATCGGTATCGCATTTTCCAATATCGGGCTCGGTACTTGCTTGATATTATTGCAAACAGTTGTCATCGGTACTTGCAAACATGCCGCAATGCATTGTAATGTACATACCAAGCCTGTCATTTTATTATTAGCGATTATATTGATAGTAATAAATGCTGCCTACCTGTTCGTTAACAGAAAAAGATAA
- a CDS encoding WG repeat-containing protein, with the protein MKKIIGIFYFCITVVLTLYSQDLFPYQDEWKKDTYGYIDRNGKIIIKAQYKTVMPFINGVAIAEDFKENKFYITPDGKKIDIDTTGMRGPITILTPFSSEVGLITTWYAEKYFVNKKGKVVSPRYYRAYPFSEDIAIVYADDKTIAVNKEFKELFEVYVDVRNVPETYGFSEGLIAVQNAKEEWGFMDNQGKIAIKPKFKCHHHSKLPSPFIGGYSWIRKSFNSFFIINKKGDVVYEFKITGADFPESYFYLRDGYLIYDDEELTIRNLQDNTEIITQRGDYFTNNLGIVKLGKNFFMAVIFFLLMEN; encoded by the coding sequence ATGAAAAAAATTATAGGTATTTTTTATTTTTGTATCACTGTAGTCTTAACACTCTACAGCCAAGATTTATTTCCGTATCAAGATGAATGGAAAAAAGATACGTATGGCTATATTGATCGTAACGGAAAAATTATCATAAAAGCTCAATATAAAACAGTCATGCCATTTATTAATGGCGTGGCAATAGCAGAAGATTTTAAGGAAAATAAGTTTTATATAACGCCGGACGGGAAAAAAATAGATATAGATACTACAGGCATGAGAGGTCCGATAACAATATTGACACCTTTCTCTTCAGAAGTTGGTTTAATAACAACATGGTATGCGGAAAAATATTTTGTAAATAAAAAAGGAAAAGTTGTTTCACCAAGATATTATAGAGCTTACCCATTTTCAGAAGATATTGCAATTGTGTATGCAGATGATAAAACCATAGCAGTAAATAAAGAATTTAAAGAACTGTTTGAAGTTTATGTAGATGTACGTAACGTACCTGAAACGTATGGTTTCAGTGAGGGGCTTATTGCTGTTCAGAATGCAAAAGAAGAATGGGGATTCATGGATAATCAGGGAAAGATTGCAATAAAGCCAAAATTCAAATGTCATCATCACTCAAAGTTGCCTAGTCCGTTTATCGGTGGATATTCATGGATTAGAAAATCATTTAATTCATTTTTTATCATAAACAAAAAGGGCGATGTGGTATATGAATTTAAAATAACCGGAGCTGATTTTCCAGAATCTTATTTTTATCTTAGAGATGGTTATCTTATTTACGACGATGAAGAACTGACAATTAGAAATCTTCAAGACAATACGGAGATAATAACTCAAAGAGGTGATTATTTTACTAACAATTTAGGTATTGTAAAATTAGGAAAGAATTTTTTTATGGCGGTAATATTTTTTCTTTTGATGGAAAATTGA
- a CDS encoding helix-turn-helix transcriptional regulator, producing MKKTPNRAITHQMLERLTYIHNRIKAECFPNASELAKELEYSIPTINRDITFLRDRFNAPIAYNAQKKGFYYSEKYEMPIQNISQKDVTALVAAKTLLQQYQGTPIYKELVDAIDVITFPQRQGTRAFIDRIAVPPMPYAIIDEAVFTALYQAMIQNRTIEFDYCGVLDSGKVHRRVRPYQLLFDDGRYFLFGYAEERQAERLFYIPRIEHLCITDELFTLPENYDFISRCGGGRFGSFMEPETVTYRIAFYGESRLAIKDSVWADDQKITEYDEEGKTEMVFSAAQGYRILKWVLSHGSNAQPLEPEDFVQDWQAEIQAMVRRMQ from the coding sequence ATGAAAAAGACCCCAAACCGTGCGATCACCCATCAAATGTTAGAACGGCTCACGTATATTCATAATCGGATAAAAGCTGAATGCTTTCCTAATGCATCCGAACTTGCAAAAGAACTGGAGTACAGTATTCCGACAATAAATCGCGATATAACGTTTTTACGGGATCGGTTTAATGCACCCATTGCATATAATGCGCAAAAGAAAGGATTTTATTACAGCGAAAAATATGAAATGCCGATTCAAAATATTTCGCAAAAAGATGTAACAGCGCTTGTTGCTGCAAAAACGCTGCTGCAGCAATATCAGGGAACGCCGATCTACAAAGAACTCGTTGACGCAATTGATGTTATTACGTTTCCGCAAAGGCAAGGAACGAGAGCCTTTATTGACCGTATCGCCGTTCCGCCGATGCCCTATGCTATTATCGATGAAGCGGTATTTACTGCACTCTACCAAGCGATGATTCAAAACCGCACGATCGAATTCGATTACTGCGGCGTGTTGGATAGCGGGAAGGTACACCGGCGTGTCCGTCCGTATCAGCTCCTTTTTGATGACGGGCGATATTTTCTATTCGGCTATGCAGAGGAACGCCAAGCGGAACGGCTTTTTTATATTCCGCGTATTGAACATCTTTGCATTACTGATGAGCTTTTCACACTTCCTGAAAATTACGACTTTATCTCCCGCTGCGGCGGCGGAAGATTCGGCTCATTTATGGAACCGGAAACGGTTACCTACCGTATTGCATTCTACGGCGAGTCTCGCCTCGCAATAAAAGATTCCGTATGGGCGGACGATCAAAAAATTACCGAATATGATGAAGAAGGGAAAACTGAAATGGTCTTTTCCGCAGCGCAAGGGTACCGGATATTGAAATGGGTATTGTCTCACGGCTCAAACGCACAGCCGCTTGAACCGGAGGATTTTGTGCAAGACTGGCAAGCGGAAATACAGGCTATGGTAAGGCGGATGCAATGA